A stretch of Zootoca vivipara chromosome 13, rZooViv1.1, whole genome shotgun sequence DNA encodes these proteins:
- the BOLA2B gene encoding bolA-like protein 2, translated as MEASGALSCEALRERLLQGLEAEHVEVEDTTPGRCATSFKVLVVSPRFRGKALLQRHRLVNEVLVEELKHIHAFEQRTLTPEQWAKEQEAK; from the exons ATGGAGGCGTCTGGCGCTCTCAGCTGTGAGGCCTTGCGGGAGCGGCTGCTCCAGGGGCTCGAGGCCGAGCATGTG GAGGTGGAAGACACAACCCCCGGACGCTGTGCCACAAGCTTCAAAGTCCTAGTAGTTTCCCCACGATTCCGAGGAAAAGCCCTGCTGCAGCGGCATCG GCTGGTCAATGAAGTATTAGTGGAGGAGTTGAAGCACATTCACGCCTTTGAGCAGAGAACGCTAACGCCAGAACAGTGGGCGAAAGAACAAGAAGctaagtga
- the SLX1A gene encoding structure-specific endonuclease subunit SLX1: protein MVVEVCNFFGVYLLYCTNPRYHGRVYVGFTVNPERRINQHNGGKRRGGAWKTSGRGPWDMVLIIHGFPSDVAALRFEWAWQHPHSSRRLTHVTRRTSRERQFDFHLRVLAHMLQTAPWCRLPLTIRWLKQEYCRDFPAGLEPPLHMPVAFGQVRAVKTKGVKASEVNVATPKRCSICLKKFQDGDNDIPLHCFHPGCTMAAHMTCLSRAFLEKEPLHFLPIEGQCPGCKNLVLWGDLVRHHKGCYGNLEADPTSSQEHWTNELQL, encoded by the exons ATGGTGGTGGAAGTGTGCAACTTCTTTGGGGTCTACCTTCTGTACTGCACCAACCCTCGTTACCATGGCCGAGTCTATGTCGGCTTCACTGTCAATCCCGAGCGACGCATCAATCAGCACAATGGCGGGAAGCGACGCGGTGGGGCTTGGAAGACGAGCGGCCGTGGTCCTTG GGACATGGTGCTGATCATCCACGGTTTCCCTTCTGATGTGGCTGCTCTGCGG TTTGAGTGGGCTTGGCAGCATCCACACTCCTCCCGCCGCCTCACTCACGTGACCCGCCGCACTTCACGGGAGCGTCAGTTTGACTTCCACCTGCGTGTCTTAGCCCACATGCTCCAAACTGCTCCTTGGTGCCGTCTGCCCCTCACCATTCGCTGGCTCAAGCAGGAATATTGCAGGGACTTCCCTGCAGGCCTGGAACCTCCACTACACATGCCGGTGGCCTTTGGGCAGGTCCGAGCTGTCAAGACCAAGGGGGTGAAGGCTTCAGAGGTGAATGTGGCTACCCCAAAACGCTGCAGCATCTGTCTGAAAAAATTCCAG GATGGTGACAATGACATCCCCTTGCACTGCTTCCACCCTGGCTGCACCATGGCTGCTCATATGACTTGTTTGTCTCGGgctttcctagaaaaagagcCACTTCACTTCCTGCCAATCGAAGGGCAATGCCCGGG ctgCAAGAATCTTGTGCTCTGGGGGGACCTGGTTCGTCACCATAAAGGCTGTTACGGCAACCTAGAAGCTGATCCCACCTCCTCCCAG GAGCATTGGACTAATGAGCTGCAGCTGTGA
- the LOC118094505 gene encoding zinc finger and SCAN domain-containing protein 31 — protein sequence MAAPQGEMADLGLPLPVRVKMEAQSQAASASPEGNGKFSSVSPGGAAEELARGASVPRVKQELAEEQPQSWDCQWQRLLEVVPTPVASSVRDNPQLPPLSQGGSTEAYLATFERVADASQWPREEWVTRLVPVLSGQAQQAYFGLDAKDKGDYGKVKVAILRLDSYMATEAHRQGFRHFCYQDTEGPRGTCQQLQELCHRWLRPESQTKEQILDLLILEQFLVILPQEMQDWIRERGPETCDRAVALAEEFLQEQQETERWAQQITVPIEMVIVNSPIVDLSDSTQRHLRREAKPADEDNSLQESYFASRAVAKELHQPAVEEPGRRAPGGFGEAVFPRGDPRRPHGSERGVGMQQKGGCLSVRVIKDRGLRGVLADPEAKRHLCKECGKRFRKRWDLIRHERIHTGEKPYQCPECGNSFNRNTTLTKHLLVHSGEKPHQCAYCGKRFTRRSHVVNHQRRHSCQGRS from the exons ATGGCGGCTCCCCAAGGAGAAATGGCAGACCTGGGACTCCCATTGCCGGTTCGAGTCAAAATGGAGGCCCAGAGCCAAGCAGCGAGCGCTTCAccagaaggaaatgggaaattcTCCAGCGTAAGCCCCGGTGGCGCTGCTGAGGAGCTAGCGAGAGGAGCGTCTGTGCCCAGGGTGAAGCAGGAGCTGGCAGAGGAGCAGCCTCAGAGCTGGGATTGCCAATGGCAGCGGCTGTTGGAGGTGGTGCCCACTCCAGTGGCGTCCTCAGTGCGGGACAACCCACAGTTGCCTCCTCTGTCCCAGGGGGGCAGCACCGAGGCCTACCTGGCCACCTTTGAGCGAGTGGCCGATGCTTCTCAGTGGCCTAGAGAGGAGTGGGTAACTCGACTTGTGCCCGTCCTCAGTGGCCAAGCCCAGCAGGCCTATTTTGGTTTGGATGCGAAAGACAAGGGTGACTATGGGAAGGTGAAGGTGGCCATTTTGAGGCTGGACAGCTACATGGCCACAGAGGCCCATCGCCAAGGCTTTCGGCACTTCTGTTACCAGGACACCGAGGGGCCACGAGGAACGTGCCAGCAGCTCCAGGAGCTTTGCCACCGTTGGCTGAGGCCTGAGAGCCAGACCAAGGAGCAGATCTTGGACCtgctgatcctggagcagttccttgTCATCCTGCCGCAGGAAATGCAAGACTGGATCAGGGAACGTGGGCCTGAGACCTGCGACCGGGCCGTGGCTCTGGCTGAGGAGTTTttgcaggagcagcaggagactgAGAGATGGGCCCAACAG ATAACGGTGCCGATTGAGATGGTTATTGTAAACTCCCCCATTGTAGACCTGTCGGACTCGACACAGAGACATCTTCGCAGGGAAGCCAAACCAGCTGACGAGGATAACAGCTTGCAAG AAAGCTACTTTGCAAGCAGAGCTGTGGCCAAGGAGCTGCACCAGCCCGCGGTGGAGGAGCCGGGAAGGAGAGCTCCGGGGGGATTCGGGGAGGCTGTTTTCCCAAGAGGCGACCCTAGAAGGCCGCACGGGAGCGAGCGCGGTGTGGGGATGCAGCAGAAGGGGGGCTGCCTCTCGGTCCGGGTCATCAAGGACAGGGGGCTCAGAGGGGTCCTCGCCGACCCAGAAGCGAAGCGCCACCTGTGCAAGGAGTGCGGGAAAAGGTTCCGCAAGAGGTGGGACCTCATTCGGCACGAGAggatccacacgggcgagaagccctaccAGTGCCCAGAATGCGGGAACAGCTTCAACAGGAACACGACCCTCACGAAGCACCTCCTCGTTCACTCAGGGGAGAAGCCCCACCAGTGCGCTTACTGCGGGAAGAGATTCACACGGAGGTCGCACGTCGTGAACCACCAGAGGCGTCATTCGTG CCAAGGAAGGTCTTGA